One Streptomyces sp. NBC_00223 genomic window carries:
- a CDS encoding response regulator transcription factor, protein MAIRVLLVDDQPLLRTGFRMILEAEPDLAVVGEAGDGQQALDQVRALQPDVVLMDIRMPRMDGVEATRQITGPDRSGPAKVLVLTTFDLDEYVVEALRAGASGFLLKDAPAAELVQAIRVVAAGEAMLAPSITRRLLDKYAGRLPSGDESVPQPLHTLTEREVEVLRLVARGLSNAEIAAELFVSETTVKTHVGHVLTKLALRDRVQAAVYAYESGLVRPGAG, encoded by the coding sequence GTGGCGATCCGCGTTCTGCTGGTGGACGACCAGCCCCTGTTGCGTACCGGCTTCCGGATGATCCTGGAGGCCGAGCCCGATCTCGCCGTGGTCGGTGAGGCCGGGGACGGTCAGCAGGCGCTGGACCAGGTGCGGGCGCTTCAGCCCGATGTGGTCCTGATGGACATCCGGATGCCCCGGATGGACGGGGTGGAGGCCACCCGGCAGATCACCGGTCCTGACCGCTCGGGCCCGGCCAAGGTGCTGGTGCTGACCACCTTCGACCTCGACGAGTACGTGGTGGAGGCGCTGCGGGCCGGGGCCAGCGGCTTTCTGCTCAAGGACGCGCCGGCCGCCGAGCTGGTGCAGGCGATCCGGGTGGTCGCGGCCGGCGAGGCGATGCTCGCGCCGAGCATCACCCGGCGGCTGCTCGACAAGTACGCGGGCCGGCTGCCGTCGGGCGACGAGTCGGTGCCGCAGCCGCTGCACACCCTGACCGAGCGCGAGGTCGAGGTGCTGCGCCTGGTGGCCCGCGGCCTGTCGAACGCGGAGATCGCCGCCGAGCTGTTCGTCAGCGAGACCACCGTCAAGACGCACGTCGGCCATGTGCTGACCAAGCTGGCGCTGCGGGACCGGGTGCAGGCGGCGGTGTACGCGTACGAGAGCGGTCTGGTGCGGCCCGGCGCGGGCTGA
- a CDS encoding ABC transporter substrate-binding protein has protein sequence MNRKLLVGPAVIGLAIPLLAGCGTGGGGDGKALVVGTTDSFRLSKENPAPLDPATSYDIGGWNILGNTYQTLLRLPRSGTEPVPEAAEECHFTDKLGEQYRCTLRDGLTFSNGHRITSRDVKFSIDRQLAINDPNGPASLLANVTVETPDPATVVFHLADPDATFPFKLATPAASIVDSQEYAARKVHPGYSIVGSGPYKLTSFTEGQSATFEKNPRYKGSITLHNSRITLKFFTGSAQMEKALKAGTIDVMNRTLTPAQVTDLNDGTAPDIKLTQAPGTEIRYLVFNTADPTAGQKAVRQAAASLVDRAAVTRDVYQRTATPLYSIVPQGITGHTNPFFDLYGDQPDRAKARAYLAAAHIPTPVPLTLSYTTHHYGEATADEFAALKRQLEDGGLFKVTLQGVDDWDAYKAAYRARSYQAFGMGWFPDFPDPDNYIAPFFGKDNFLDLAWTSPLIRDQVIRNTRQKTERSGTVGDFALAQKAVAQDVPILPLWQGKQYLAARSDITGTEWALNSSSTTQFWELGRSGS, from the coding sequence ATGAACCGCAAGCTGCTCGTCGGCCCCGCCGTCATCGGCCTGGCGATACCGCTGCTGGCCGGATGCGGGACCGGCGGTGGGGGCGACGGTAAGGCCCTGGTGGTGGGCACGACCGACTCGTTCCGGCTGTCGAAGGAGAACCCGGCGCCGCTCGACCCGGCGACGTCGTACGACATCGGCGGCTGGAACATCCTCGGCAACACCTACCAGACGCTGCTGCGGCTGCCGCGCTCCGGCACCGAGCCCGTGCCGGAGGCCGCCGAGGAGTGCCACTTCACGGACAAGCTCGGTGAGCAGTACCGCTGCACGCTGCGCGACGGCCTGACGTTCTCCAACGGCCACCGGATCACCTCGCGGGACGTGAAGTTCTCCATCGACCGCCAGCTGGCGATCAACGACCCGAACGGTCCGGCGAGTCTGCTCGCCAACGTCACGGTGGAGACGCCCGATCCGGCCACGGTCGTCTTCCACCTCGCCGACCCCGACGCGACCTTCCCGTTCAAGCTGGCCACCCCCGCGGCGTCCATCGTGGACAGCCAGGAGTACGCCGCGAGGAAGGTCCACCCCGGCTACAGCATCGTCGGCTCGGGCCCGTACAAGCTCACCTCCTTCACGGAGGGACAGAGCGCGACCTTCGAGAAGAACCCCCGGTACAAGGGCTCGATCACGCTTCACAACAGCAGGATCACGCTGAAGTTCTTCACCGGCTCCGCGCAGATGGAGAAGGCGCTCAAGGCCGGCACCATCGACGTGATGAACCGGACGCTGACTCCCGCGCAGGTCACCGATCTGAACGACGGCACCGCCCCGGACATCAAGCTGACCCAGGCGCCCGGCACCGAGATCCGCTATCTGGTCTTCAACACCGCCGACCCGACCGCCGGCCAGAAGGCGGTACGGCAGGCCGCCGCGTCCCTGGTCGACCGGGCGGCGGTCACCCGGGACGTCTACCAGCGGACCGCGACACCGCTGTACTCGATCGTGCCGCAGGGCATCACCGGTCACACCAACCCGTTCTTCGACCTCTACGGCGACCAGCCGGACCGGGCCAAGGCGCGGGCGTATCTGGCCGCCGCGCACATCCCCACCCCGGTGCCGCTGACCCTGTCGTACACCACCCACCACTACGGCGAGGCGACCGCCGACGAGTTCGCCGCGCTCAAGCGGCAGTTGGAGGACGGCGGGCTGTTCAAGGTGACCCTCCAGGGCGTCGACGACTGGGACGCGTACAAGGCCGCCTACCGGGCCCGGTCCTACCAGGCGTTCGGCATGGGGTGGTTCCCGGACTTCCCCGACCCGGACAACTACATCGCGCCCTTCTTCGGCAAGGACAACTTCCTCGACCTCGCCTGGACCAGCCCGCTGATCCGCGACCAGGTCATCAGGAACACCCGGCAGAAGACCGAACGCAGCGGGACCGTCGGCGACTTCGCGCTCGCGCAGAAGGCCGTCGCCCAGGACGTGCCGATCCTGCCGCTGTGGCAGGGCAAGCAGTATCTGGCGGCGCGATCCGACATCACCGGCACCGAGTGGGCGCTCAACTCCTCGTCCACCACGCAGTTCTGGGAGCTGGGCCGCAGCGGCTCCTGA